AGGGCCGCCCCGAGGAGCGCGAGGCCGGCGAAGAGGACGGCGCAGCCCAGCGGCAGGGAGCGCGCCACCCCGACGCGGTCGACGGCCAGCTGTCCGGCGGTGGAGGCGAAGAAGGCCAGGGCCACGACCAGCCCGCTCACGGCGTGGTTGTCGACGTGCAGGAAGCGGGCGAGGAAGGCGGGGCTGACCGAGGTGAACACGCCGAAGAGGGCGAAGCCCACGAAGGACGCGATCGCCGCCGGCACGAACACCGCCCTCACCTGGGCCGGGAGGGCGGGCCGCCGCGGCCGTACGGCGGTCAAGGGCCGGCGCTCCCGGACGGTCTCCGGGAGCCAGAGCAGGACGCCGGCGCTCAGTGCGACCAGGCCGAGGTGCACGGCGAACGGCAGGAGCAGTGGCTCGGGGGCGTACTCCGCGAGCAGGCCGGCGAGCAGCGGGCCGCAGCCAAGGCCTCCCATGTTGGCGGCGGTCGCCACGAACGTCGCCCGGGACGCTCCACCGGGCGGGGCCAGCTCCATGACGTACGCGGTGGCGGCGCCGGTGAACAGGCCTGCCGACAGACCGGACAGGAGCCGGCCCGCGTACAGCCAGTCCACGGTGGTCGCGCAGAGGAAGCAGATCGCGCTCGCCGCCGAGAACCCCAGGCCCCAGAGCAGCGTCGGCCGCCTGCCGATGGTGTCCGAGGCGTTGCCGGCCAGGAGCAGGACGCCGATGACCCCGAAGGCGTACACGGCGTAGACGACGGTCACCGTCAGTTCGGAGAACCCGAACTTCTCCTGGTAGAGGGGGTACAGCGGCGTCGGCAGTGTGGTTCCGGCCATGCACACGACGAACACGGCACCGGCGAGCAGACAGCGGAGCCAGCCCTGACGTTCACCTTCCATGGCGCCGACCGTAACCCCGGCGGGCGTCACGGCACCGGCACGACCTGCGGAAACGGTGAGGGTGTCACCCGGCCCGCCCCGGAGCGGGGGGCCGGGTGACACCCTGGTACGAGGCCGGACAGGGCCCTAGCGGCCCTGGAGTGCCTTGACGTTGTCGCCGAAGGTCCAGTTCTTCGACCCGTCCCAGTTCGCCGACCAGGTCATCAGGCCCTTGAGGGCCCCGCCGTAGTGGTTCCACGCCTGGGCCACGGTCGACGGCGCCATGTGGCCGCCGCCCGCGCCCGGCTGGGCCGGGAGGCCGGGGACCTGCTTGTCGTACGGCACGCGGATCGTCGTGCCCTGGATGACGAGGCCCCGGTTCAGGCAGTCGGTCTGCGCCACGAACCCGGCGACGGTCCCGGCGGCGTACGAGTCGCCCGAGCATCCGTACATGCTGCCGTTGTAGTACTGCATGTTGAGCCACCACAGACGGCCGTTGTCGGCGTACTTCTTGACGATGGGGAGGTAGGCGCCCCAGATCGAGCCGTAGGCCACGCTGCCGCCGGTGACGTACGCGGTCTCCGGCGCCATCGTCAGTCCGAAGCCCGCGGGCATGCGGGCGAGGACACCGTCGATGATGTGCACCAGGTTGGCCTGCGAGGCGGAGAGGGTGCCGATGGCGCCGCTGCCCACCAGGCCGGTCTCGATGTCGATGTCGATCCCGTCGAAGTTGTACTTCTGCAGGATGGGCACGATCGTCGCCACGAAGCGGTCGGCGACGGCGCGCGAGCTCAGGTCGATACCGGCGGCGGCGCCGCCGATCGACATCAGGATGGTCGCGCCGCCCGCCTTGGCCCGGCACATCTCCGCCGGGGTGGGCACCCGGACGGTGTTGTCCATGCCGTCCTCCCACAGCACCGTCCCGTCCGAACGGATCACGGGGAAGGCGGCGTTGATGACGTTGTAGCCGTGGGCCGCGAAGCGCGGGTCGTCGATGGGCGCCCAGCCGAAGGGCGGGTGGACGCCGTTGGCCGCGCCGTCCCAGTTCTCCCAGTACCCCTGGAGCACCTTCCCCGCGGGCTTCGGTTTGAGGGCACAGGTGTCCGCGGCGGCCTCCGCCGGGGCGAGGGCGGAGACGGGGGTACGGGCGGGCCGCGGGCTTTCGGCCGCAGCGGGGGCGGTGAGGGCGGCGGCCGCGAGCAGGGTGACGAGCCCCGCTCCGAGGACACGGGGGATCCGAAGGCCTGGCATGCGTGCTCCTGGGGACGTGGGGGGGTGGTCCTGGGCATGGCGCGCGCTCCAGCAGACCGTAGGTTGGTCCAGACCTTTCGTCAACCACTCCCGCGGACACGGCTCTTCCGTTGACCTGGCCGTATGATCCACACCCCGTACCGGACGCAGGTCAGGAGCCCACCGATGCACCACTTCGATGTCGAGACGCTGACGGCGGGCCGGTGGCGCAACGACGGGGGCGCGACCCGGCAGATCGTCTCGTGGCCGGTGGGCAGCGAGGAGTTCGGGTGGCGCGCGAGCGTCGCCGACATCGACCGGGACGGGCCGTTCTCGGCGTTCCCGGGCGTCGACCGGACGCTCACCCTGCTGGCGGGCGACGGCGTACGGCTCGCGTGCCCGGGGGTGTTCGATCGGCTCCTCGATCGCGCGGGCGAGCCGTTCGCGTTCTCCGGCGACCTCGAGCTCGCCGCCGAACTGCCGGGCGGCTCCTGCCGGGTGCTGAACATCATGGTGCGGCGCGGGCGCTGGGCGGCCCGCGTGGAGCGGGTCACCGGCGAGGTCGCGCCGCCCGCCGGGCACGCCGGAGTGCTCTACGTCCTGGGCGGACGCTGGCAGGCCGGCCCGGACGGGCGCGCCCTGACATCCGGCCAGGGTGTGTGGTGGGACGAGGACGCCGGCGTGCCGGGCGGAGCGGCCACACCGCTCTCGCCCGACGCGACCGCCCTGTGGGCGGACGTCATGCCGACGGGGTGACGCCGGGTCAGCCGGCCGAGACCGGTGCCGGGACCGGGTGGACGGTCTCGGCGGGCGGGTGGATCGTCTCGGCCGGCGGGTTCGCGGTGCGCCGCGCCCACAGCCTGTACAGGGCCGAGGTGACCACGAGTCCGACGATCCACGAGATGTCGGCGCCGCCGAGCCGCTCGGTGATCGCGCCGGTGTACATCTTGGTGGCCAGGAACGGGATCTGCACGGCGACGCCGACGACGTAGCAGGTCAGCGCGGTGACGTTCCAGCGGCCGTAGCGGCCGTCCGGGTCGTACAGCGCGGGGATGTCGACGCGCTCGCGGGACACGAGGTAGTAGTCGACCAGGTTGATCGCGCTCCACGGGGTGAACACCATCAGGAGCAGGAGCACGAAGTTCTTGAAGTTGGTGAGGAAGTCGTCGCTTGCGGCGAGCGCGATGACGACGGACACCGCGGTGAAGCCGACGATGTAGGTGGCGCGTGCGGCGGGCGAGATCCGGGAGCGGCCGTCGAAGGCGGTGACCGTGGTCAGGATCGACATGAAGCCGCCGTACGCGTTCAGGCAGTTGACGGTCAGCTTGCCGACCACGATCACGAGGTAGATGAGGAACGCGAGGAACGCCGGTCCCGCAAGCTCGCCGAGGAAGCCGACCTGGTCGGTCAGGAACGCCTTGCCCGCCACGGCCGCGGTGAGCGCGCCGAGCGTCATGGCCCACTGGGAGCCGATGACGGAGCCGGCGAAGGTGGACCAGAACGTCGCGCGCGTGCTGGTGTCGCGCGGCAGGTAGCGCGAGTAGTCGGCGACGTACGGGCCGAAGGTCAGCTGCCATCCGGCGCCGAGGCCCACGGCGAGCAGGAAGGTCGCCGCCTCGAAGCCCTTGATGCCGACGTGCGCGCCGACGTCGTACTGCGTGAACACCCGCACCAGCAGGTAGCCGAGGCCGAGGACGCCGACGACGGTCGCGATCCGGCCGGCGATGTGGATCAGCCGGTAGCCGGTGACGGCGACCACGGCGGTCAGCGCGCCGAAGAGGAGGATGCCGATGTCCGTATTGCCGATGTGCAGCATCTCGGACACCGCCTGCCCGGCCAGCACGCTGCCGGTCGCGGCGAAGCCGAGGTACATGAGGATCACCAGGAGCAGCGGCAGGACCGCGCCGTAGACGCCGAACTGCGCACGGCTGGAGATCATCTGCGGTACGCCGAGCCGCGGGCCCTGCGCGGAGTGCAGCGCCATGACGATGCCGCCCAGTACGTTGCCGATCAGCAGCGCGGGTATCGCCCAGAGGGCATCGGCGCCGAAGACGACGGCCAGGGCGCCGTCGACGATCGCGGTGATCTGCATGTTGGCGCCGAACCACAAGGTGAACTGGCTGCGCGGCGTACCGTGCCGCTCGGCGTCCGGGATGACCTCGATGGTGCGTCGTTCCATCGCGAGTCGTTCCCCGGGTTCGTGCTGGACCGGCATGTCGGTGACCTCTCCGTTGACCCAGTGAGCTGCGCCGAATCTGGCATGGAGATGAACAGACATCAAGGTCTTGAATGAATAAATACAACGCCAGGCTGCCCGGCAGACAGGGCGACGTGCACGACGCGCACGGCGGGGCGGAGCTGAACGAAGGGGCGCCGGCTCGGCGGCACCCGGGCGTCACGGCGTGACGCCGTCACGGCGTCACGGCACGAACGGCCCCGCCGTCGATCGGCGGGCGATGCCCCCGTTTTCCTCGGCCGGGGGCGGCGTGGCGTTCCTGTCCCGCATCACGTACTTGTTCAGCGGCGGCTCTTCCGCGAGTACGGCTCCGATGGTGACGGCGAACGTGACCGCGCCGCAGATGACAATCAGCCACGACAGCATGACGAGGACCAGGCCGAAGGCGCCGTATTCGCCCATGGCCCTGTCGACGGCCGCCGGCACATAGATCCGGGCCGTGAGGCTGAGCGTCGTGGTGGCGGTGGCGGCCAGCAGCGCCCCGGGCAGGAGCGCCAGCCAGGCGACGCGCTTGGCCAGCAGCAGGTGCTGGGTCCACAGCCAGACGCCGGTGGACACCAGGAAGGTCAGGACGACACCCACCAGGGCACCCGCGCCGAGGCCCTTCCGGATCGGGCCCTGGAACAGGATCACGAGCAGCAGGACGAGGAGCCACGCCACCCAGCGCCAGGCCGCGATCCGGGTCTTGGCCCTGGGCAGCCGCCAGGCCCGCTCGCACACCCGGGCCATGGCCCGGCTGAAGCTCGTCGCCGACACGAGGGCCACCGTCGCCCCGACCAGGCCGGTCGTCTCGCGGACTTCGTCGCTGGCCGAGCCGTTCAGGACCTGTTTGAGCTGCTCGTCGGACTCGCCGGTGAGGCCGAACATCGAGCCGAGCGACTCGCTCAGCTGGTCACGGACGCCGTGCGGGGCGAAGGCCGCGAAGGCGAAGAGGAGGGGGACCGCGGCCAGGAACGCCTGGGCGGCGAGCCTGGTCCCCGCGTCCAGGAGGTTCGCGGACACCAGCCGGCCCGTGAGCTCGGTCAGTACGGGGAAGCGTCGCTCGGCGCCCGTCCTCAGACGCTCGACCCGCGGCTTCCACTCCATGCCGTCTCCTGCCCCTGTCCGTCCGCGCCGGCCGCCGTCAGGCCAGGAGCTTCGCCTTCGCCTTCCGGAACTCCTCCTCCGTGAGCGCCCCCTTCTCCTTCAGTTCGGCCAGCCGCGCGAGTTCGTCGGCACCCCCTCCGCCACCCGCGCCGGACGCTCCCGGGGAGCCGGCCGCCGATGTGCGGATGTAGTCCTGGAAGGCCGCCTCGGTCTCCTTGGCGCGCGCCGTCTCCCGCTGGGTCATGCCCGTCCCGCGCGCGATGACGTAGACGAGGACGCCGAGGAAGGGAACCAGCAGGCAGAGGATCAGCCAGCCCGCCTTGCCCCAGCCGCTGAGCTCGTGGTCCCGGAAGATGTCCGTGATGATCTTGAACAGCAGGAACAGCCACATGATCCAGAGGAAGAACCAGAGCATGGTCCAGAAGAGGTCGAGCAGGGGGTAGTCGTCCATCGCCGTCTCCGTCCCGAGGGCCGATCTTGGCCGTTTCGGGAAGTATCTGCGGTTTGTGACACTACGGCGACTCGGGTGACTCGGGTGCCCCGGCACGGAAGGCGATCATCGCGGTGTCGTCGCGATGATCGGAGAGGCGCTGGAGTTCGTGCAGCAGTTCGGGCAGCGCCGCCCGCCGGTGGTGGGCCGCCTCGCGCGCCAGTCGCCGCTGTCCCTGCGCGAGGGAAGCGGTGGGCGTCTCGACCAGACCGTCCGTGTAGAGCAGGAGAGTGTCCCCCGCACCGAGCACGCGGGTGTGGGTGCTGCGCGGGAGGCTGAGGTCGACGCAGAGCGGCAGGTCCTCCTCCGTACCGTTGAGGAAGAGCGGGTCGCCGTGGGCCGGGATCAGCAGCGGCGGCGGGTGACCGGCGTTGGACCAGCTCAGGGACCACCGGAGGTCCGGAAGCCGGCGCAGCTGGGTGTGGACGGCCGTCGCGAAGGGCGCCGCACCCAGCCCCTCGGCCACCTCGTCGAACCGGGCGAGCACATCGGCGGGGGTCGTGCCGGGCCCGCGGCTGTAGGCCAGGGCGCGGAGCATGTTGCGCATCTGGGTCATCGCGGTGGCGGCGGCGAGATCGTGCCCGACGACATCGCCGACGTCGAGGACGAGCGTGCCATCGGGCAGGACGAACGCGTCGTACCAGTCCCCGCCGATCTCGTTGGCGGAGCTGGCCGGCTGGTAGGAGGCGGCCAGACTCGCCCCGTCGACGGCGGGCGGCCGGGTGAGCTGGGCGCGCTGGAGGGCGAGCGCGGTCCGCCGGGCGCGCTGGAGGTCGAGGGCCTTGCGGATCGGCTGCTGGGCGTGGTGGAGGACCTCGCGCAGCAGGTCGGTCTCGGTCGGGCCGAGGGCCGGGGTGTCGCCGTTGGTACTGGTGGCCGCGTATCCGAGGACGGTGTCGTCGACGACCAGCGGGATCAGGGTGACGCTCGTGGCCCCCGAGGCGGCGAGCCACCGTTCCGTGACGGCCGGCAGGAGCTCGGCCGGTACGGGGCCGCCGACGGGGATGCCGAAGGTGCGGGGGACGCGGGACTCCAGGACCTCGCGGACCGTCCGGGTGACCGTGACGCTCTGCCCGAGCAGGGCGGGCGGCGCCGGCAGTCCGGGACGAGTGGCGGAGGCGACCCGCCGGGCGGTGACGCGGGCGTGCTCGGGCAGCGGCCACTCCTCATGGGAGAGCAGCAGGATCAGACAGGCGTCGGTCAGTTCGGGCACGACGATCTTCACGACCTCGCCGAACGCCTCCCCCAGGCTCTGCCCCGTGACGGTCGCGACCCGGGCGAGGAGCCGCTCCCGCAGCTGGGCGCGCCAGGTGTCCTCGATGTCGACGGTGGCGGCGATCCACTCGGCGACGCGGCCTTCCCGCAGGACGGGGACCCCGCGCGTGGAGAGGTGGCGGTACGAGCCGTCCGCGGCGCGCACGCGGAAGGTGCACTGGAAGACGCCTCCGGCACCGCGCGTCGCGCTGTCGCGCCAGCCCGCGCCGAGCCGGTCGCGATCGCGGGGGTGGATGCGCGCGTACCAGCCCTCGTCGGCGCGCGGATGCCAGGGGACGCCGGTCAACCGCTCCCAGCCGGGGACGATCTCCTCCATCGTCCCGTCGGCGTGCATGACCCACACCATCACCGACACGGCGGAGACCAGGGCCCGGTACCGCTGCAGGGCGAACGTCTCGGTGGTGGTGTCCATCGCCACCACGAGGATTCCCTCGCCCTCGGACGTGGTCACGGGACTGCAGGAGTAGACGAAGTACCGTGCCTGCGCGGGCGCCCCGGGGTCGGGCTCGCGGGCGCCGGTGACCTGGCGGGCCCGCCCCGTGGCCCGTACCTCGTCCAGGACCGACAGGAACCGCCAGCCGTCGGGGTCCGCGAACGCCTCCCGGGCGGGCAGGCCCAGCCGCCGGGCGCCGAACATCCTCGTGAAGGCGGCGTTGGTGTAGAGGAGGCGGCCCTCGGGGCCCGCGAGCAGCGCCACGGCGGCGACCGCGCCGTCGAAGACCGCCGGGTCCAGGGGCGGCGCGGGGCCCGTCCCGGGTCCGCCGGGCGTCACGGGTCCGCCGGGGGGCGCGGTTCCGCCGGGGGGCGCGGTTCCGCCGGGGCGCGGCCCGGATCCGTCGTCACCGCGGCGGCGCCCTTCACTCACCGTCCTCCTGATCCGCGAAGCCGGAGCCCGCAGCCCGTGATACGCGACGCCCGTCGCACCTGACCCGCCGCGCCGCCACGGGTTACAGCCTGCTGGAGCGACGGCGGGGCGGCCAGGCGGGTCGAACCAATCGAGTGACCACCCCCGGGACGGGCCGACCGGGGAACAATCCCGCGGGCCACCCCGTTGACCCCAAGTCCCCCTGCACAGCTCGTCCCGAGGAGTACCTTGCCCGACACGTCCCCCACCGCCACCGTGCCCCCGCTCCCGCCGCTCGCCGCGCAGGCCGAGCGCCTGATCGAGCTCGGGGTGCACGAGATCGCCGGGGTCTCCGCCGACGCTCTGCGGGCCTTCGCCGCCGGTGCCGGTGCCGATGGCGATGGCAGTGGCGCTCTGCTCGCCGTGCACCCGGACCGCGCCCCGGCGTCCGCGCTCGCCCCGCTCCTCAGCCGTGACGGCAAGCCCGGCTTCGTCGTCGTCGACATGCCCGATGTCGACGACTTCGCCCCGTCCGACATCACGCTCCCCGACGCACCCTTCTACCTGGTCACCGGTGTCGACCGCGGCGACCACATGTCCAACTGGAGCCCGGACGAGGCACTGCCCGCCCTCGTCAAGGAGGACCGCACCCCGCTCGTGCTCACCGAAGGCATCCTCTGGGTGCTCCAGCAGCCGGCCGCCCTCGAACGGAACCTCTGCTTCATGACCATCGGTTCCCGGCTGCGCAAGGCGAACGGCGCCCTGGACGCCCGTACCCCCGCGATCTGGATCAGCAACGGCACGGGGCGGGACGGCCGCGAGCGGCGCAACGCCCCGAAGGTGGGCTGGTGTTGGTGGGGCAACCGCCACACCTGGCTGGGCTTCGCCTCGGCCGCGGGCCGCGGGCGCTAGCCACCGGCCACGATCCGCAGAACAGGCCCTGGCCACCGCTGAACAGACGGGGGCACACCTCGGCGATCCGCGCGCCCGTGGGCGCGCGCTCCTCTAGACTGCCGGACATACCGCCCCGGTGGACTCCCCCGTACCCCCGGGGCGGTTCCGTGTCCATGAGCACGGGAACCGCGCCTGCCCTCCACCACGGTCGGCGGCGTGCCAACCTCGATGTGCAGGATCCCGGCGGACACTCTGCAGATCGACGGAGACTCAGGTTTGATCGATCTGCTGCGCGCGTGGGAGCCGGAGGTGTAGGACGTGACGGTGCGCCACCTCCTCTCCTCCCGAGGGCACTGCTCTGACCAACGGCTCAGTCGCGCCGTGGCAGTTCGGGTCCGCTGAGCGTTCGTTGCAGGCGGAGGAGGCGGAACTCGACTCAGTCCGGAACGATCAGTAGGGGGCGTCGCCGCCCGGGGCGCGCACCGTGCGGAGTCGAGCGGCGGCGGCCGGGTCGGGGCAGCCGGCGAGGGCGAGGGCGTTCTCCAGTTCCTCGCGGAGCAGGGTGAGGACCTTGGCGACGCCTGCC
The sequence above is a segment of the Streptomyces sp. NBC_01255 genome. Coding sequences within it:
- a CDS encoding chitinase, with the protein product MPGLRIPRVLGAGLVTLLAAAALTAPAAAESPRPARTPVSALAPAEAAADTCALKPKPAGKVLQGYWENWDGAANGVHPPFGWAPIDDPRFAAHGYNVINAAFPVIRSDGTVLWEDGMDNTVRVPTPAEMCRAKAGGATILMSIGGAAAGIDLSSRAVADRFVATIVPILQKYNFDGIDIDIETGLVGSGAIGTLSASQANLVHIIDGVLARMPAGFGLTMAPETAYVTGGSVAYGSIWGAYLPIVKKYADNGRLWWLNMQYYNGSMYGCSGDSYAAGTVAGFVAQTDCLNRGLVIQGTTIRVPYDKQVPGLPAQPGAGGGHMAPSTVAQAWNHYGGALKGLMTWSANWDGSKNWTFGDNVKALQGR
- a CDS encoding SHOCT domain-containing protein; the protein is MDDYPLLDLFWTMLWFFLWIMWLFLLFKIITDIFRDHELSGWGKAGWLILCLLVPFLGVLVYVIARGTGMTQRETARAKETEAAFQDYIRTSAAGSPGASGAGGGGGADELARLAELKEKGALTEEEFRKAKAKLLA
- a CDS encoding DUF5701 family protein is translated as MPDTSPTATVPPLPPLAAQAERLIELGVHEIAGVSADALRAFAAGAGADGDGSGALLAVHPDRAPASALAPLLSRDGKPGFVVVDMPDVDDFAPSDITLPDAPFYLVTGVDRGDHMSNWSPDEALPALVKEDRTPLVLTEGILWVLQQPAALERNLCFMTIGSRLRKANGALDARTPAIWISNGTGRDGRERRNAPKVGWCWWGNRHTWLGFASAAGRGR
- a CDS encoding YhjD/YihY/BrkB family envelope integrity protein: MEWKPRVERLRTGAERRFPVLTELTGRLVSANLLDAGTRLAAQAFLAAVPLLFAFAAFAPHGVRDQLSESLGSMFGLTGESDEQLKQVLNGSASDEVRETTGLVGATVALVSATSFSRAMARVCERAWRLPRAKTRIAAWRWVAWLLVLLLVILFQGPIRKGLGAGALVGVVLTFLVSTGVWLWTQHLLLAKRVAWLALLPGALLAATATTTLSLTARIYVPAAVDRAMGEYGAFGLVLVMLSWLIVICGAVTFAVTIGAVLAEEPPLNKYVMRDRNATPPPAEENGGIARRSTAGPFVP
- a CDS encoding MFS transporter; this encodes MEGERQGWLRCLLAGAVFVVCMAGTTLPTPLYPLYQEKFGFSELTVTVVYAVYAFGVIGVLLLAGNASDTIGRRPTLLWGLGFSAASAICFLCATTVDWLYAGRLLSGLSAGLFTGAATAYVMELAPPGGASRATFVATAANMGGLGCGPLLAGLLAEYAPEPLLLPFAVHLGLVALSAGVLLWLPETVRERRPLTAVRPRRPALPAQVRAVFVPAAIASFVGFALFGVFTSVSPAFLARFLHVDNHAVSGLVVALAFFASTAGQLAVDRVGVARSLPLGCAVLFAGLALLGAALYTDLLVFVVLSAVVGGAGQGLAFRAALSSVAAAAPEDQRAAVISSLFVVAYTGISIPVIGVGLLADPLGLEGAGLVFIACMLVLVASAAAYLVRRPVQAGSR
- a CDS encoding purine-cytosine permease family protein, which gives rise to MERRTIEVIPDAERHGTPRSQFTLWFGANMQITAIVDGALAVVFGADALWAIPALLIGNVLGGIVMALHSAQGPRLGVPQMISSRAQFGVYGAVLPLLLVILMYLGFAATGSVLAGQAVSEMLHIGNTDIGILLFGALTAVVAVTGYRLIHIAGRIATVVGVLGLGYLLVRVFTQYDVGAHVGIKGFEAATFLLAVGLGAGWQLTFGPYVADYSRYLPRDTSTRATFWSTFAGSVIGSQWAMTLGALTAAVAGKAFLTDQVGFLGELAGPAFLAFLIYLVIVVGKLTVNCLNAYGGFMSILTTVTAFDGRSRISPAARATYIVGFTAVSVVIALAASDDFLTNFKNFVLLLLMVFTPWSAINLVDYYLVSRERVDIPALYDPDGRYGRWNVTALTCYVVGVAVQIPFLATKMYTGAITERLGGADISWIVGLVVTSALYRLWARRTANPPAETIHPPAETVHPVPAPVSAG
- a CDS encoding HutD/Ves family protein is translated as MHHFDVETLTAGRWRNDGGATRQIVSWPVGSEEFGWRASVADIDRDGPFSAFPGVDRTLTLLAGDGVRLACPGVFDRLLDRAGEPFAFSGDLELAAELPGGSCRVLNIMVRRGRWAARVERVTGEVAPPAGHAGVLYVLGGRWQAGPDGRALTSGQGVWWDEDAGVPGGAATPLSPDATALWADVMPTG
- a CDS encoding SpoIIE family protein phosphatase gives rise to the protein MSEGRRRGDDGSGPRPGGTAPPGGTAPPGGPVTPGGPGTGPAPPLDPAVFDGAVAAVALLAGPEGRLLYTNAAFTRMFGARRLGLPAREAFADPDGWRFLSVLDEVRATGRARQVTGAREPDPGAPAQARYFVYSCSPVTTSEGEGILVVAMDTTTETFALQRYRALVSAVSVMVWVMHADGTMEEIVPGWERLTGVPWHPRADEGWYARIHPRDRDRLGAGWRDSATRGAGGVFQCTFRVRAADGSYRHLSTRGVPVLREGRVAEWIAATVDIEDTWRAQLRERLLARVATVTGQSLGEAFGEVVKIVVPELTDACLILLLSHEEWPLPEHARVTARRVASATRPGLPAPPALLGQSVTVTRTVREVLESRVPRTFGIPVGGPVPAELLPAVTERWLAASGATSVTLIPLVVDDTVLGYAATSTNGDTPALGPTETDLLREVLHHAQQPIRKALDLQRARRTALALQRAQLTRPPAVDGASLAASYQPASSANEIGGDWYDAFVLPDGTLVLDVGDVVGHDLAAATAMTQMRNMLRALAYSRGPGTTPADVLARFDEVAEGLGAAPFATAVHTQLRRLPDLRWSLSWSNAGHPPPLLIPAHGDPLFLNGTEEDLPLCVDLSLPRSTHTRVLGAGDTLLLYTDGLVETPTASLAQGQRRLAREAAHHRRAALPELLHELQRLSDHRDDTAMIAFRAGAPESPESP